A genomic window from Paraburkholderia phytofirmans OLGA172 includes:
- a CDS encoding ABC transporter permease: MIELVRQYWQNYLYTDGYHYGGLVITLWLLVASIGLGFGLAVPLAVARASRNRFISGPVWLYTYVFRGTPLYVQLLLCYTGLYSLQVVHSHELLDAFFRSAMNCTLLAFTLNECAYATEIFAGAIKATSYGEIEAGQAFGMSKFKLYTRIVLPSALRRALPNYSNEVILMLHATTLAFTATVPDILKVTRDVNSATYASFQAYGIAAVLYAAIVFTLVWAFRRMETRLLAFLKPQGH; this comes from the coding sequence GTGATTGAACTCGTCAGGCAATACTGGCAAAACTATCTGTACACCGATGGCTATCACTACGGTGGTCTTGTCATTACCTTGTGGCTTCTCGTCGCGTCGATCGGACTGGGTTTTGGTCTCGCCGTTCCACTTGCCGTTGCGCGCGCGTCGCGTAACCGCTTCATCTCCGGACCGGTCTGGCTCTATACGTATGTTTTCCGCGGCACGCCGCTCTACGTTCAGTTGCTGCTCTGCTATACAGGCCTCTACAGCCTCCAGGTTGTGCACTCGCACGAACTGCTCGATGCTTTCTTCCGCAGTGCGATGAATTGCACGTTGCTCGCGTTTACGCTGAACGAGTGTGCGTACGCCACGGAGATATTTGCAGGCGCGATAAAGGCGACGTCTTATGGTGAGATCGAGGCCGGGCAGGCTTTCGGGATGTCGAAATTCAAGCTCTACACCCGCATCGTCCTGCCGTCCGCATTGCGGCGCGCGCTACCCAACTACAGCAACGAAGTCATCCTGATGCTGCACGCAACAACGCTCGCTTTCACCGCTACGGTACCTGACATTCTGAAAGTGACGCGCGACGTCAACTCTGCAACCTACGCTTCCTTCCAGGCATACGGTATCGCCGCCGTGCTGTATGCCGCCATCGTCTTTACGCTGGTATGGGCGTTTCGCCGGATGGAAACACGCTTGCTGGCCTTTCTGAAGCCGCAAGGGCATTAA
- a CDS encoding ABC transporter permease — translation MLFHGFGPLLLAGMWETIKLAMLSLAASFVLGLGGAAAKLSPNRVLSRIGTIYTTLIRAVPDLVLMLLLFYGIQILLNNLTDWLGVDQIDIDPFVAGVITLGFIYGAYFTETFRGAFLAVPRGQLEAGYAYGMSSWRVFSRIMFPQMMRFAMPGIGNNWQVLVKATALVSIIGLSDVVKASQDAGKSTLQFFFFTLIAGAIYLVITTVSNLVLIWLEKRYSMGVRRAAL, via the coding sequence ATGTTATTTCACGGGTTTGGCCCGCTTCTTCTTGCGGGCATGTGGGAAACGATCAAACTGGCGATGTTGTCGCTGGCCGCTTCGTTTGTGCTGGGCCTGGGCGGCGCGGCGGCGAAACTGTCGCCCAACCGGGTGCTGTCCCGCATCGGCACGATTTATACAACGCTGATTCGCGCTGTTCCTGATCTCGTGCTGATGCTGCTGCTGTTCTACGGGATTCAGATCCTGCTCAACAATCTGACCGACTGGCTGGGTGTCGATCAGATCGACATCGACCCGTTTGTTGCCGGCGTCATCACGCTCGGTTTTATCTACGGGGCCTACTTTACCGAGACATTTCGCGGTGCTTTTCTCGCGGTTCCTCGCGGGCAACTCGAGGCAGGCTACGCCTACGGCATGAGCTCCTGGCGAGTATTCAGCCGGATCATGTTCCCGCAAATGATGCGTTTCGCAATGCCCGGCATCGGCAACAACTGGCAGGTGCTGGTCAAGGCGACAGCGCTAGTCTCGATCATCGGACTCTCCGACGTGGTCAAGGCGTCTCAGGATGCGGGCAAGAGTACGTTGCAGTTCTTCTTCTTCACGTTGATCGCCGGTGCGATCTATCTTGTGATCACAACCGTGTCGAACCTTGTATTGATCTGGCTGGAAAAGCGTTATTCGATGGGCGTACGGAGGGCAGCGCTGTGA
- a CDS encoding ABC transporter ATP-binding protein has protein sequence MYKLIVDDVHKKFGDNEVLKGVSLKAKAGDVISIIGSSGSGKSTFLRCINFLEQPCSGRITVDAEEIQTKRDRKGALQVSDRRQLQKMRAKLSMVFQHFNLWAHMTVLENIIEAPVSVLGLSRAQAETRARKYLTKVGLTAGTESKYPAHLSGGQQQRVAIARALAMEPEVMLFDEPTSALDPELVGEVLKVMQALAEEGRTMIVVTHEMGFARNVSNHVVFLHKGKIEEEGNPQDILVNPKSERLGQFLAGSLK, from the coding sequence ATGTATAAGCTGATTGTCGATGACGTGCACAAGAAGTTTGGTGACAACGAGGTTCTGAAGGGCGTATCACTCAAGGCAAAGGCCGGTGATGTCATCAGTATCATCGGTTCGAGCGGCTCGGGGAAAAGCACCTTTTTGCGTTGCATAAATTTTCTTGAGCAGCCTTGCTCTGGGCGTATCACCGTCGACGCGGAAGAGATCCAGACGAAGCGTGACAGAAAGGGCGCATTGCAAGTGAGCGACCGCAGGCAACTGCAGAAAATGCGCGCCAAGCTATCGATGGTGTTTCAGCACTTCAACTTGTGGGCACACATGACCGTGCTCGAAAACATCATCGAGGCGCCCGTCAGCGTGTTGGGTTTGAGCCGGGCCCAAGCGGAGACGCGGGCTCGCAAGTACCTGACCAAGGTGGGGCTCACGGCCGGCACGGAAAGCAAGTATCCGGCTCATCTGTCCGGCGGCCAGCAACAGCGGGTGGCCATTGCGCGCGCACTGGCGATGGAGCCCGAAGTCATGCTGTTCGACGAGCCCACTTCGGCGCTTGACCCGGAACTGGTCGGTGAAGTGTTGAAAGTCATGCAGGCGTTGGCTGAAGAAGGGCGCACGATGATCGTGGTCACGCACGAAATGGGATTCGCTCGCAACGTATCGAATCACGTGGTCTTTCTGCACAAGGGCAAAATCGAAGAGGAAGGCAATCCGCAAGACATCCTCGTCAATCCGAAAAGCGAACGGTTGGGGCAGTTTCTTGCTGGCAGCCTGAAATGA